A window from Myripristis murdjan chromosome 11, fMyrMur1.1, whole genome shotgun sequence encodes these proteins:
- the LOC115367957 gene encoding putative mediator of RNA polymerase II transcription subunit 26 has product MTAAATTAPQQQPELGPRLQQQQQQPVPRLQQQQPQPVPQQPQQQPQQGPRLQQQQPQPVPLQSQQQPQQGPRLQQQQPQPVPLQPQQHQQLVPLQPQQQPQPGPRLQQQQPQPVPRLQQQQPQPVPLQPQQQQQPVPLQPQQQPQPGPQLQQQQPQPVPRLQQQQPQPVPLQPQQQQQPGPQLQLMPLQPQQQQQAVPRPQRQQLQPEPQLQLEPQLQLVPQPLQQQQQLVQQLPRQQLQVQQQHPVPQPQRQQQQLVPRLQQQQPQPVPQQPQQQPQQGPRLQQQQPQPVPLQPQQQPQPVPLQPQQQQQPVPLQPQQQPQLGPQLQQQQPQPVQQPQPGPQPQVQQQQPGPQLQPVPQPPQRQQQLEPQLQLVPQPQQQQLQPGPQPQR; this is encoded by the exons AtgactgcagcagcaacaaccgCA CCGCAGCAACAACCGGAACTGGGGCCAcgactgcagcagcaacaacagcagccggTGCCAcgactgcagcagcaacaaccgCAGCCGGTGCCACAACAGCCGCAGCAACAACCGCAGCAGGGGCCAcgactgcagcagcaacaaccgCAGCCGGTGCCACTACAGTCGCAGCAACAACCGCAGCAGGGGCCAcgactgcagcagcaacaaccgCAGCCGGTGCCACTACAGCCGCAGCAACACCAGCAGCTGGTGCCACTACAGCCGCAGCAACAACCGCAGCCGGGGCCAcgactgcagcagcaacaaccgCAGCCGGTACCAcgactgcagcagcaacaaccacaGCCGGTGCCACTACAGccgcagcaacaacagcagccggTGCCACTACAGCCGCAGCAACAACCGCAGCCGGGGCCacaactgcagcagcaacaaccgCAGCCGGTACCAcgactgcagcagcaacaaccgCAGCCGGTGCCACTACAGccgcagcaacaacagcagccggGGCCACAACTGCAGCTGATGCCActacagccacagcagcaacagcaggcaGTGCCACGACCACAGCGGCAACAACTGCAGCCGGAgccacaactgcagctg gagccacaactgcagctggtgccacaaccgctgcagcaacaacagcagctggtgcAACAACTGCCGCGGCAACAACTGCAGGTGCAACAACAGCATCCGGTGCCACAACCGCAGcggcaacaacagcagctggtgccacgactgcagcagcaacaaccgCAGCCGGTGCCACAACAGCCGCAGCAACAACCGCAGCAGGGGCCAcgactgcagcagcaacaaccgCAGCCGGTGCCACTACAGCCGCAGCAACAACCGCAGCCGGTGCCACTACAGccgcagcaacaacagcagccggTGCCACTACAGCCACAGCAACAACCGCAGCTGGGGCCacaactgcagcagcaacaaccgCAGCCG GTGCAACAACCGCAGCCAGGGCCACAACCGCAggtgcaacaacagcagccggGGCCACAACTGCAGCCGGTGCCACAACCGCCACAGCGACAACAGCAGCTGGAgccacaactgcagctggtgccacaaccacagcagcaacaactgcagcCGGGGCCACAACCACAGCGGTAA